The genomic segment TCTTGAAGTTGTTGCTGTGAACGCGAGCTATCCAGCCGAAACCCTTGCACATTTGATTAAGTATGACAGTGTGCATGGCACGTTTGAAGGTGATGTGGAAGCTGGAGAGAACATGTTAATTATAAATGGGAAACAAGTTAAACTTTTAAGCAACCGTGATCCAAAACAACTTCCTTGGAAAGAGTTAGGCATTGACATCGTTATTGAAGCGACAGGCAAATTCAAGTCGAAGGAAACAGCTGGATACCATATTGAAGCGGGAGCGAAAAAAGTTCTAATTACTGCCCCTGGCAAAGATGAAGATATCACGATCGTAATGGGAGTTAACGAGGAAGCATATAAAGATGATAAACACAATATCATTTCGAATGCTTCTTGTACGACGAACTGCTTGGCACCGGTCGCGAAAGCCATTGATGATGCATTTGGCATTGAAAGCGGCCTTATGACAACGGTCCACTCTTATACGAACGATCAGAAAAATATTGACAACCCGCATAAGGATTTGCGCCGAGCCAGAGCTTGCGCCATGTCGATCATTCCGACTTCAACAGGTGCAGCCAAAGCGCTGTCAAAAGTATTGCCCCAGCTTGAAGGGAAAATGAACGGGATGGCACTTCGTGTACCTACACCGAACGTTTCTCTCGTTGACCTTGTTGTTGATGTCAAAACACCTGTGACAGTAGAGTCAGTGAACCGTGTGTTGAAAGATGCTTCTGAAGGAGAGCTGCACGGTATTCTCGGCTACACGGATGAACCGCTCGTTTCAACCGATTTTAACGGAAACGAAAATTCATCCATTATTGATGGGCTTTCTACAATGGTCATGGGCGATAACAAAATCAAAATTCTTGCTTGGTATGATAACGAATGGGGATATTCCTGCCGTGTCGTTGACCTT from the Pueribacillus theae genome contains:
- a CDS encoding glyceraldehyde-3-phosphate dehydrogenase: MKTKIAINGFGRIGRMVFRKAITRDDLEVVAVNASYPAETLAHLIKYDSVHGTFEGDVEAGENMLIINGKQVKLLSNRDPKQLPWKELGIDIVIEATGKFKSKETAGYHIEAGAKKVLITAPGKDEDITIVMGVNEEAYKDDKHNIISNASCTTNCLAPVAKAIDDAFGIESGLMTTVHSYTNDQKNIDNPHKDLRRARACAMSIIPTSTGAAKALSKVLPQLEGKMNGMALRVPTPNVSLVDLVVDVKTPVTVESVNRVLKDASEGELHGILGYTDEPLVSTDFNGNENSSIIDGLSTMVMGDNKIKILAWYDNEWGYSCRVVDLAAHIGQEMKKHSEVGV